CTTATCCGTAAAAAAGACAAACTTTTATAGTGCGATCCTGACAGGAGGCGCAGTAGATGCATCTCTTTCCCAGGTCGTTTTTGCTGCACCAGGCGAAAGCTATACATTAAGCCTCTCAGCTGCAAAAATAGGAAGCCTGTCCAGTCCTCAAGTTAACATTTTTCTGTATTACTATGACGCAACCTTTAGCTTCCTTAGCACGGGGCTGACTACCTATTTGAGCGCAGGCACATTGCCAGACGCTGTGAACGGAACATGGCAAAGCCTGTATGAAGTAACAGCTCCTGTTCCAGCCAACGCAGCCTTTGCCTTTTTGGTTATTAGTAAAAATGCCTTGGCTAACACTGCTGATGTAGCCATTGATTCTATTGCTCTTGTTAAAGCAAGTGCAGCTGGAGCTGTGGGCCCAGCCGGACCTGCCGGGCCTACGGGTGCTACAGGGCCTGCGGGTGCCACAGGCGCTACAGGCGTTAGCGGACCTGTCGGACCTACGGGTGCCACGGGTGACACTGGTGTTACCGGACCTGTTGGGCCTACGGGTGCCACGGGTGACACTGGTGTTACCGGACCTGTTGGGCCTACGGGCGCCACGGGCGACACCGGTGTTACCGGACCTGTTGGGCCTACGGGCGCCACGGGCGACACCGGTGTTACCGGACCTGTTGGGCCTACGGGTGCCACGGGCGATACAGGTGCTACTGGACCTGTCGGACCTACAGGCGCCACGGGTGATACAGGTGCTACTGGACCTGTCGGACCTACAGGGGCCACGGGTGACACTGGTGTTACCGGACCTGTCGGGCCTACGGGTGCCACGGGTGATACAGGTGCTACTGGACCTGTCGGACCTACAGGCGCCACGGGTGACACAGGTGTTACCGGACCTGTCGGGTCTACGGGTGCCACTGGCTTTACCGGACCTGCTGGACCTATCGGGCCTGTCGGACCTATTGGCGACACAGGCGCTACGGGACCCGCTGGACCAACAGGGCCGACTGGACCTACCGGACCGTTTGGCCTTGGATTTACTGGCCCGATTGGACCAACAGGAGACACTGGTCCACAAGGACCGATTGGACCTACCGGACCTACGGGGCCGACTGGACCTACAGGGCCTACCGGACTCTAACGTTCTTTTTTCTACCACATTATATTTAAGCGACGTACCATACCTTATCGACAAAGCCGCACAGCCCGTTTAGGCTTTGTCATCCTTGCCCTGCCGCGATTGCGGCAGGGCTTCTATAATCAGACCTCTTGATAAATAAAGCTTTATGTTCGACCTGAATCCTTAGAAGGTTCCCAAAGGAGTGGTACTCAATTGATCAGTATCAGCCTGTGCATGATCGTCAAAAATGACCAAAATACTATTGGCAGTTGCCTGGAATCGATCCATCCTATTGTGGATGAAATCAACATCGTGGACACGGGTTCACAGGATCAGACCATTGACATATGTCGCAACTTTACAGATCGAATTTTTCCATTTGAATGGGTAGATCATTTTGCCCTTGCACGTAACTATTCGTTTGAACAAGCTACGCAGGAATACATTCTCTGGCTGGATGCCGATGATATTTTGAAGGAACAGGACGCCGTCAAGCTGCTTGAGCTGAAGCAAACCCTTGATTCCTCAGCCACACCAATCGTGGATTCCGTGTCTATGAATTATCACTATGCCTTTGATGATCATGGCAATGTCACCCTACATTTTCGACGAAACCGCTTAGTTAGAAGGTCAGCCGGGTTCCGTTGGCACGGAGCCGTGCATGAGTACCTCGCCGTAAACGGGAATATTCAACATGCCGATATCGCCATAACTCACACTAGAACACACACGGTCTCTCCAGGACGAAACCTGCGAATCTATGAGAAATTGCTCGCCCAAGGTCATGCCTTCTCTCCTCGTGACCTCTACTATTACGCTAACGAGTTAAGAGACAATAAAAGATATGAGCAGGCTGTGCAGGTTTACCAGGATTTTCTGTATACTGGACAATGCTGGGCAGAGGACGCGATTAGTGCATGTAGCAAAATGGCTGATTGTCTACAACAGCTTGGCAAGCTGGAGCAAAGCATTACGGCGGCTCTCCATAGTTTGACCTTCGATACGCCCAGGGCTGATCTGTGCTGTCGGATGGGTCATTATTTTTTGCATAAAAATGAGATCTCCAAAGCTATTTACTGGTACGACATGGCTACCACTCTGAATCCTCCCGACACGATGGGCCCGGTACAAGACGCGTACCAAACGTGGTTTCCTCATATCCAGCTATGCATTTGCCATTTTCGGATGAAGGATTACACACGTGCGAATTGGCACAACGAGCAAGCTGCCATTTACATTCCCAACGACCCGTACGTCCTGCATAATCGACAGTTCTTCAGCTCAATCCTGAATCCTCCCCAATAAAAATGTCCCCCACACTCACCCCTTAATCTTTGAGTAAGTCAAAGGAGGAGCAAGCGGAATGCAACAATCGAATCGGTACAAAATAGCTGTCTATGCCATTAGCAAAAATGAAGCCCGATTCGCCAAACGCTGGATGCACACCATGCGTGAAGCCGATGTTGTCATTGTAGCGGACACCGGCTCTACAGACGATACTGTTTCCCTGCTACACGAAGCGGGTGCAGAGGTGCATCGTATAGAGGTAACTCCTTGGCGTTTTGACAAAGCTCGCAATGAGTCCCTACGGCTGGTCCCTGATGATATAGATATTTGTGTCTGTACGGATCTGGACGAAGTCTGGGAGGAGGGTTGGCGGTCGCGGCTGGAACGCTACTGGAAGGAAGGAACTACCCGGATGCTATATGCCTTTACACATGGACAGCCTGGGCAAGATACCGTTTATACATGGTTCTGGAAAGAAAAAATACACACTCGTCACGGGTACCGCTGGGTACGCCCAGTTCACGAGGTGCTTGAATATATCGGAGAGGGTAAAGAACGCAACATCCGATCAGACCAGCTCCGCTTGTATCATGATCCCGATCCGCACAAGTCCCGCAGCCAATACCTTCCACTGCTGGAGCAGTCTGTGCGCGAGTTTCCCGAGG
The Paenibacillus peoriae DNA segment above includes these coding regions:
- a CDS encoding tetratricopeptide repeat-containing glycosyltransferase; the protein is MQQSNRYKIAVYAISKNEARFAKRWMHTMREADVVIVADTGSTDDTVSLLHEAGAEVHRIEVTPWRFDKARNESLRLVPDDIDICVCTDLDEVWEEGWRSRLERYWKEGTTRMLYAFTHGQPGQDTVYTWFWKEKIHTRHGYRWVRPVHEVLEYIGEGKERNIRSDQLRLYHDPDPHKSRSQYLPLLEQSVREFPEDDRNMHYLGREYMYHGRWDECIATLQQHLAMPQARWADERSASMRFISRAYKASEQWQEATRWLYRAIAEAPYLREPYTEMAQLAYHTRNWPAVYHMVEEALQISTRPDTYMQEDFCWDATLYDLGALACYELGLLHKACEFAKEATERSPEDSRLSHNYALIQSRLP
- a CDS encoding glycosyltransferase, with the translated sequence MISISLCMIVKNDQNTIGSCLESIHPIVDEINIVDTGSQDQTIDICRNFTDRIFPFEWVDHFALARNYSFEQATQEYILWLDADDILKEQDAVKLLELKQTLDSSATPIVDSVSMNYHYAFDDHGNVTLHFRRNRLVRRSAGFRWHGAVHEYLAVNGNIQHADIAITHTRTHTVSPGRNLRIYEKLLAQGHAFSPRDLYYYANELRDNKRYEQAVQVYQDFLYTGQCWAEDAISACSKMADCLQQLGKLEQSITAALHSLTFDTPRADLCCRMGHYFLHKNEISKAIYWYDMATTLNPPDTMGPVQDAYQTWFPHIQLCICHFRMKDYTRANWHNEQAAIYIPNDPYVLHNRQFFSSILNPPQ